The Psychrobacter arenosus region TGAAGCCAACTCTTTCATGATTTCGTTAGTACCACCATAGATCTTCTGGACACGAGAGTCAGCATATAGGCGAGCGATTGGGTACTCAGTCATGTAACCGTAGCCACCAAATAGCTGCAAGCACTCATCCATCACGCGGCATTGCTTTTCAGTCACATAGTATTTAATTAATGAAGCATGCGGTACCGACAGTTTATTTTCTAAGATAGCTTCGACTGCTGCGTCTGTCATAGCCCGGCAAGCTAGGTAATCGGCATAGCATTCCGCCAATTTGAAACGTGTGTTTTGGAATTTCCAGATAGGCTTGCCAAAGGCTTCGCGCTCTTTGGTGTACTCAATGGTCAGATCAATAGCCAGACGCATCGCGCCCACACCGGTTAGACCAATGATTAGACGCTCACGAGGTAACTCTTGCATCAGTTGGAAAAAGCCCATGCCTTCCATTGTGCCCAATAGGTTCTTTTGTGGCACGCGCATGTTAGTAAAATGCAGCTCTGAAGTGTCTTGTGAAGCTAGACCGACCTTTTTAAGGTTACGACCGCGACCAAAGCCTTCCGTCTTGTCTGTTTCAACCACAA contains the following coding sequences:
- a CDS encoding acyl-CoA dehydrogenase family protein, yielding MSIEHFTPKWMTEEHQMVQESAYKMFQSWDEHDERWLEEGVIDRAAWEEAGEMGFLCASMPEEYGGGGGDFGHEAAILYAQAQANQAGFGGLIHSGIVAPYILHHGTEEQKKEWLSKMATGEYIAAIAMTEPGTGSDLQNIQTYAVKDGDDYIINGSKTFITNGQLANLVIIACKTDREKGAQGVSLIVVETDKTEGFGRGRNLKKVGLASQDTSELHFTNMRVPQKNLLGTMEGMGFFQLMQELPRERLIIGLTGVGAMRLAIDLTIEYTKEREAFGKPIWKFQNTRFKLAECYADYLACRAMTDAAVEAILENKLSVPHASLIKYYVTEKQCRVMDECLQLFGGYGYMTEYPIARLYADSRVQKIYGGTNEIMKELASRFM